From a single Nymphaea colorata isolate Beijing-Zhang1983 chromosome 4, ASM883128v2, whole genome shotgun sequence genomic region:
- the LOC116253511 gene encoding uncharacterized protein LOC116253511 yields the protein MGKKEESGEGPRGPTFTDGKNKGKSCKGCLYYSSLLKSDHRNPLCLGVSRGLPHVPSYVIDEYEMEASNESSSLSDFKYACVGYSVYLDKKDNPDGQPGDYTELPYCVGIELLADTHDSNTAGHPSHIPTHKEDAPVFSQPRTHMPQHSIGEEFLNRFTRNAGLVAFGVARNLYRVGNYIKDNVDDILYPYRRRPK from the exons ATGGGGAAAAAAGAGGAGTCCGGCGAGGGGCCTCGCGGGCCGACTTTTACTGATGGtaaaaacaagggaaaatctTGCAAGGGTTGTCTCTATTACTCATCCCTCTTGAAATCCGACCACCGCAACCCACTTTGTCTTGGCGTGAGCAGAGGCCTGCCTCATG TTCCTAGCTATGTGATTGATGAATATGAGATGGAAGCTTCAAATGAGAGCAGCAGCTTATCAGACTTCAAGTATGCGTGTGTTGGTTATTCTGTTTACTTGGATAAAAAGGACAATCCAGATGGACAACCTGGGGATTACACAGAACTGCCTTATTGTGTTGGCATTGAG CTTTTGGCGGACACACATGATTCAAATACTGCAGGTCATCCTTCCCATATTCCCACCCACAAGGAAG ATGCTCCAGTTTTTTCTCAACCTCGAACACACATGCCGCAGCATTCCATTGGTGAGGAATTCTTAAACAG GTTCACAAGAAATGCCGGTCTGGTTGCGTTTGGTGTAGCCAGAAACTTGTATAGGGTGGGTAACTACATCAAGGATAATGTCGACGACATTCTTTATCCTTACCGTCGGCGACCTAAGTAG
- the LOC116253610 gene encoding UPF0548 protein At2g17695 isoform X2 translates to MREGERSGSRSVSHKMVFLFWNRPSPHQQSACLKQAGDFNYDSKYRCLTSSPSDCNPNSASSSPPLPSSSLSELRHGSNRDGFVVNRARVLLGSGLQTYQQGKRALQAWKHFGLDWAFVDPSSPVEVGERFCVCVKELVPWAVLPLQIVYVNDHDAVKDGSLKRGLTASFAFGSGTLRGHLLAGEERFSVELDEDNKVWYEIFSISKPAHLLSFVGYPYVRFRQKYFAQQSMDALVRHVHSQERA, encoded by the exons atgagagagggagagagatctgGCAGCAGGTCTGTCTCCCACAAAATGGTGTTCCTGTTCTGGAATCGACCGTCGCCTCATCAACAGTCCGCCTGCCTCAAGCA GGCGGGAGACTTTAACTACGACTCAAAATATCGTTGCTTGACTTCTTCCCCTTCGGATTGCAACCCAAATTCAGCGTCATCTTCGCCGCCACTACCGTCTTCATCTTTGTCTGAGCTCCGACATGGCTCCAACCGCGATGGTTTCGTCGTTAACCGCGCCCGCGTCCTTCTTGGCTCCGGACTCCAGACATACCAACAAGGAAAGCGAGCTCTTCAAGCTTGGAA GCACTTCGGCTTGGATTGGGCGTTTGTGGATCCCAGCAGTCCCGTCGAGGTTGGGGAGAGGTTCTGCGTGTGCGTGAAAGAGCTTGTCCCTTGGGCTGTTCTGCCTCTTCAGATCGTCTACGTTAACGACCATGATGCTGTCAAAGATGGTTCCCTTAAAAGGGGTTTGACGGCCTCCTTCGCTTTCGGGAGCGGAACCCTTCGAGGCCATTTATTG GCTGGAGAAGAGCGGTTCTCGGTTGAGCTGGACGAGGACAACAAAGTGTGGTACGAAATATTCTCAATTTCCAAGCCCGCCCACCTACTTTCCTTTGTCGGTTATCCTTATGTCCGTTTTCGGCAGAAGTACTTCGCCCAACAATCAATGGATGCACTTGTACGACATGTCCACTCTCAAGAGCGTGCTTAA
- the LOC116253371 gene encoding protein FMP32, mitochondrial-like isoform X2 has translation MAGVVAARRVMQRALTVTTLVNCNVGRPGLETRGIWQHVNSKGKRAFLVDTLALVRTLEEQGVPSKQAEAITAVITEVLNDSLENVAQSCVSVGDMQKSEMVQEASLSKFKSEVQRSLENRLSLLQHEIEKCRYEIDKVTAGQRLDLNLERGRTRDELANQHTETANLNNKLDREIHVLRARLEAAKYDLIKYCVGTLVSISAVGLAVARILI, from the exons ATGGCCGGCGTCGTTGCCGCTCGAAGAGTGATGCAACGGGCTCTGACGGTCACGACCTTGGTGAACTGCAATGTTGGGCGCCCTGGACTCGAAACGAGGGGGATATGGCAGCATGTGAATTCGAAAGGGAAGCGGGCGTTTCTTGTCGATACCTTGGCTTTG GTTAGAACGTTAGAAGAACAAGGAGTTCCATCGAAGCAAGCTGAAGCGATCACTGCAGTGATAACGGAGGTCCTGAATGATAGTTTGGAGAATGTGGCTCAGTCCTGTGTTTCTGTAGGAGACATGCAGAAG AGTGAAATGGTTCAGGAAGCCAGCTTGTCCAAGTTTAAATCTGAAGTTCAGAGATCTCTG GAGAATCGGTTGTCACTGCTTCAGCATGAAATAGAAAAG TGCAGGTATGAGATTGACAAGGTTACAGCTGGACAACGCCTTGATTTAAATCTTGAAAGAGG GCGAACACGTGACGAACTGGCTAATCAGCACACCGAGACGGCCAATTTGAATAATAAACTTGATAGG GAAATTCATGTTCTAAGGGCTCGCCTGGAAGCAGCCAAGTACGATCTGATCAAGTATTGCGTTGGTACACTTGTATCTATCTCTGCTGTTGGCCTTGCTGTAGCTCGCATTCTTATATGA
- the LOC116253609 gene encoding enoyl-CoA hydratase 2, peroxisomal isoform X2 — protein sequence MAGPKTIDPELVISHQFPEGDFTYSERDVVLYALGVGACSGNAVDEKELKYVYHNLGQPFVKVRNEAVVAGLHDKGKAAVIEIETTSYDRESGEALCKNRSTLYLRGAGGFSKSSSMYTYSRNAAKMNFSTGFPDTPPFAIHEESTQSSQALLYRLSGDYNPLHSDPVVANIAGFSRPILHGLCTLGFAVRAVIKCCCHGEPNMVKSLMGRFLLHVYPGETLITEMWLEQERVVYRTMVKERSQAVFSGFVVLNRLPSAM from the exons ATGGCGGGTCCCAAAACCATCGATCCCGAATTGGTCATCTCCCACCAATTCCCCGAG GGAGATTTCACTTATTCAGAAAG aGACGTGGTACTTTATGCCCTTGGTGTGGGAGCATGTTCAGGAAATGCTGTGGATGAAAAAGAGTTGAAGTATGTCTACCATAACTTGGGTCAACCATTTGTCAAG GTAAGAAATGAAGCAGTTGTTGCTGGCCTTCATGATaaag GGAAGGCGGCTGTTATTGAGATTGAAACTACTAGTTATGACAGGGAGTCTGGTGAAGCTCTTTGCAAAAACCG GAGCACTCTGTATTTACGTGGTGCTGGTGGTTTCTCAAAGTCATCATCTATGTACACATATTCCAGGAATGCAGCAAAGATGAATTTCTCAACTGGGTTCCCTGACACTCCACCGTTTGCAATTCATGAGGAATCTACACAATCATCTCAG GCACTGTTGTATCGTCTATCTGGTGATTATAACCCTTTGCATTCAGATCCTGTAGTTGCCAATATTGCAGG GTTCTCTCGCCCGATATTGCATGGCCTGTGCACATTAGGATTTGCAGTTCGTGCAGTCATCAAGTGTTGCTGTCATGGCGAGCCGAACATGGTGAAGAGCCTAATGGGTCGCTTCCTCTTGCATGTTTATCCTGGGGAGACCTTGATTACAGAGATGTGGTTAGAACAAGAGAG GGTGGTGTACCGCACTATGGTGAAAGAGAGGAGCCAGGCTGTGTTTTCTGGTTTTGTGGTGTTAAACCGTTTACCTTCAGCCATGTGA
- the LOC116253371 gene encoding protein FMP32, mitochondrial-like isoform X1 — MAGVVAARRVMQRALTVTTLVNCNVGRPGLETRGIWQHVNSKGKRAFLVDTLALVRTLEEQGVPSKQAEAITAVITEVLNDSLENVAQSCVSVGDMQKSEMVQEASLSKFKSEVQRSLENRLSLLQHEIEKVRSEIEKGRSELRYEIDKVTAGQRLDLNLERGRTRDELANQHTETANLNNKLDREIHVLRARLEAAKYDLIKYCVGTLVSISAVGLAVARILI; from the exons ATGGCCGGCGTCGTTGCCGCTCGAAGAGTGATGCAACGGGCTCTGACGGTCACGACCTTGGTGAACTGCAATGTTGGGCGCCCTGGACTCGAAACGAGGGGGATATGGCAGCATGTGAATTCGAAAGGGAAGCGGGCGTTTCTTGTCGATACCTTGGCTTTG GTTAGAACGTTAGAAGAACAAGGAGTTCCATCGAAGCAAGCTGAAGCGATCACTGCAGTGATAACGGAGGTCCTGAATGATAGTTTGGAGAATGTGGCTCAGTCCTGTGTTTCTGTAGGAGACATGCAGAAG AGTGAAATGGTTCAGGAAGCCAGCTTGTCCAAGTTTAAATCTGAAGTTCAGAGATCTCTG GAGAATCGGTTGTCACTGCTTCAGCATGAAATAGAAAAGGTTCGAAGTGAAATAGAAAAAGGTCGCAGTGAATTGAG GTATGAGATTGACAAGGTTACAGCTGGACAACGCCTTGATTTAAATCTTGAAAGAGG GCGAACACGTGACGAACTGGCTAATCAGCACACCGAGACGGCCAATTTGAATAATAAACTTGATAGG GAAATTCATGTTCTAAGGGCTCGCCTGGAAGCAGCCAAGTACGATCTGATCAAGTATTGCGTTGGTACACTTGTATCTATCTCTGCTGTTGGCCTTGCTGTAGCTCGCATTCTTATATGA
- the LOC116253610 gene encoding UPF0548 protein At2g17695 isoform X3: MREGERSGSRSVSHKMVFLFWNRPSPHQQSACLKQAGDFNYDSKYRCLTSSPSDCNPNSASSSPPLPSSSLSELRHGSNRDGFVVNRARVLLGSGLQTYQQGKRALQAWNRHFGLDWAFVDPSSPVEVGERFCVCVKELVPWAVLPLQIVYVNDHDAVKDGSLKRGLTASFAFGSGTLRGHLLAGEERFSVELDEDNKV, translated from the exons atgagagagggagagagatctgGCAGCAGGTCTGTCTCCCACAAAATGGTGTTCCTGTTCTGGAATCGACCGTCGCCTCATCAACAGTCCGCCTGCCTCAAGCA GGCGGGAGACTTTAACTACGACTCAAAATATCGTTGCTTGACTTCTTCCCCTTCGGATTGCAACCCAAATTCAGCGTCATCTTCGCCGCCACTACCGTCTTCATCTTTGTCTGAGCTCCGACATGGCTCCAACCGCGATGGTTTCGTCGTTAACCGCGCCCGCGTCCTTCTTGGCTCCGGACTCCAGACATACCAACAAGGAAAGCGAGCTCTTCAAGCTTGGAA CAGGCACTTCGGCTTGGATTGGGCGTTTGTGGATCCCAGCAGTCCCGTCGAGGTTGGGGAGAGGTTCTGCGTGTGCGTGAAAGAGCTTGTCCCTTGGGCTGTTCTGCCTCTTCAGATCGTCTACGTTAACGACCATGATGCTGTCAAAGATGGTTCCCTTAAAAGGGGTTTGACGGCCTCCTTCGCTTTCGGGAGCGGAACCCTTCGAGGCCATTTATTG GCTGGAGAAGAGCGGTTCTCGGTTGAGCTGGACGAGGACAACAAAGTGTG
- the LOC116253610 gene encoding UPF0548 protein At2g17695 isoform X1 — MREGERSGSRSVSHKMVFLFWNRPSPHQQSACLKQAGDFNYDSKYRCLTSSPSDCNPNSASSSPPLPSSSLSELRHGSNRDGFVVNRARVLLGSGLQTYQQGKRALQAWNRHFGLDWAFVDPSSPVEVGERFCVCVKELVPWAVLPLQIVYVNDHDAVKDGSLKRGLTASFAFGSGTLRGHLLAGEERFSVELDEDNKVWYEIFSISKPAHLLSFVGYPYVRFRQKYFAQQSMDALVRHVHSQERA; from the exons atgagagagggagagagatctgGCAGCAGGTCTGTCTCCCACAAAATGGTGTTCCTGTTCTGGAATCGACCGTCGCCTCATCAACAGTCCGCCTGCCTCAAGCA GGCGGGAGACTTTAACTACGACTCAAAATATCGTTGCTTGACTTCTTCCCCTTCGGATTGCAACCCAAATTCAGCGTCATCTTCGCCGCCACTACCGTCTTCATCTTTGTCTGAGCTCCGACATGGCTCCAACCGCGATGGTTTCGTCGTTAACCGCGCCCGCGTCCTTCTTGGCTCCGGACTCCAGACATACCAACAAGGAAAGCGAGCTCTTCAAGCTTGGAA CAGGCACTTCGGCTTGGATTGGGCGTTTGTGGATCCCAGCAGTCCCGTCGAGGTTGGGGAGAGGTTCTGCGTGTGCGTGAAAGAGCTTGTCCCTTGGGCTGTTCTGCCTCTTCAGATCGTCTACGTTAACGACCATGATGCTGTCAAAGATGGTTCCCTTAAAAGGGGTTTGACGGCCTCCTTCGCTTTCGGGAGCGGAACCCTTCGAGGCCATTTATTG GCTGGAGAAGAGCGGTTCTCGGTTGAGCTGGACGAGGACAACAAAGTGTGGTACGAAATATTCTCAATTTCCAAGCCCGCCCACCTACTTTCCTTTGTCGGTTATCCTTATGTCCGTTTTCGGCAGAAGTACTTCGCCCAACAATCAATGGATGCACTTGTACGACATGTCCACTCTCAAGAGCGTGCTTAA
- the LOC116253609 gene encoding enoyl-CoA hydratase 2, peroxisomal isoform X1, which translates to MAGPKTIDPELVISHQFPEGDFTYSERDVVLYALGVGACSGNAVDEKELKYVYHNLGQPFVKVLPTFAVLFPFQLVNQLMRLPGLQFNPALLLHGQQYLEICKPLPTSCNVRNEAVVAGLHDKGKAAVIEIETTSYDRESGEALCKNRSTLYLRGAGGFSKSSSMYTYSRNAAKMNFSTGFPDTPPFAIHEESTQSSQALLYRLSGDYNPLHSDPVVANIAGFSRPILHGLCTLGFAVRAVIKCCCHGEPNMVKSLMGRFLLHVYPGETLITEMWLEQERVVYRTMVKERSQAVFSGFVVLNRLPSAM; encoded by the exons ATGGCGGGTCCCAAAACCATCGATCCCGAATTGGTCATCTCCCACCAATTCCCCGAG GGAGATTTCACTTATTCAGAAAG aGACGTGGTACTTTATGCCCTTGGTGTGGGAGCATGTTCAGGAAATGCTGTGGATGAAAAAGAGTTGAAGTATGTCTACCATAACTTGGGTCAACCATTTGTCAAG GTTTTACCAACGTTTGCTGTCTTATTTCCATTTCAACTTGTCAATCAGCTTATGCGATTGCCAGGTCTTCA GTTCAATCCAGCTTTACTATTACATGGCCAACAATATCTGGAGATTTGCAAGCCTCTTCCCACAAGTTGCAAT GTAAGAAATGAAGCAGTTGTTGCTGGCCTTCATGATaaag GGAAGGCGGCTGTTATTGAGATTGAAACTACTAGTTATGACAGGGAGTCTGGTGAAGCTCTTTGCAAAAACCG GAGCACTCTGTATTTACGTGGTGCTGGTGGTTTCTCAAAGTCATCATCTATGTACACATATTCCAGGAATGCAGCAAAGATGAATTTCTCAACTGGGTTCCCTGACACTCCACCGTTTGCAATTCATGAGGAATCTACACAATCATCTCAG GCACTGTTGTATCGTCTATCTGGTGATTATAACCCTTTGCATTCAGATCCTGTAGTTGCCAATATTGCAGG GTTCTCTCGCCCGATATTGCATGGCCTGTGCACATTAGGATTTGCAGTTCGTGCAGTCATCAAGTGTTGCTGTCATGGCGAGCCGAACATGGTGAAGAGCCTAATGGGTCGCTTCCTCTTGCATGTTTATCCTGGGGAGACCTTGATTACAGAGATGTGGTTAGAACAAGAGAG GGTGGTGTACCGCACTATGGTGAAAGAGAGGAGCCAGGCTGTGTTTTCTGGTTTTGTGGTGTTAAACCGTTTACCTTCAGCCATGTGA